The Humulus lupulus chromosome 4, drHumLupu1.1, whole genome shotgun sequence genome has a window encoding:
- the LOC133832471 gene encoding uncharacterized protein LOC133832471 — MPVQRFMRGLKPMIARDVKMTYAEVVSYAEVLDKALEAKYLEDCTRKENVARREANRKKGFREGNKRNTHEGQSSDNDKRPRTQATSRNNQKNHNHHNNRNSHNNDHNCRKHQNKKFEHPSFPKCLQQHLGECQANTKKCYKCGQPGHFKKDCPNWKAGQGSNSNLVLVRAFALTLKEEANSKIVVTCQLQISCMICRVLIDCGASHSCVAMNVIDKLGHIISSTMWLQSASIIVEGRECLADLIELFIPDYDTILGMDWLSKYGETIDCRKRNMEFRTEEEKLFSFKGEVAGFFTPIISALEARNMMQHGCSIFFSIVVDKSKETELIPENVHIVCEFPKVFPKDLPGKANVVVDAWSRQGHGSVSALSTIEMPLQKEIINVGIEFVTGGLSNLTLQSSLLEQIREGQKVDEALMKQEALV; from the exons ATGCCAGTCCAAAGGTTTATGAGGGGACTTAAGCCAATGATTGCTAGAGATGTCAAGATGACCTATGCTGAGGTGGTTAGTTATGCTGAGGTGTTGGATAAGGCACTTGAAGCAAAATACTTGGAGGACTGTACACGGAAGGAAAATGTTGCAAGAAGGGAGGCCAACAGAAAGAAGGGCTTCCGTGAGGGCAATAAAAGGAATACCCATGAAGGGCAGAGTAGTGACAATGACAAGAGGCCTAGAACCCAAGCCACAAGTAGAAACAATCAAAAAAATcataaccaccacaacaaccgTAACAGTCACAATAATGATCATAACTGCAGAAAGCACCAGAACAAAAAGTTTGAGCACCCCAGCTTCCCTAAATGCTTGCAACAACACTTGGGAGAATGCCAGGCCAACACCAAGAAATGTTACAAGTGCGGTCAACCAGgccatttcaagaaggattgcccaaacTGGAAAGCGGGCCAGGGTAGTAATAGCAACCTAGTGCTAGTGAGGGCTTTTGCATTGACCCTAAAGGAAGAAGCCAACAGTAAAATTGTGGTCACATGTCAGCTCCAAATTTCTTGTATGATatgtagagtccttattgattgTGGAGCGAGTCATTCTTGTGTtgctatgaatgtgattgataaacTGG GACACATTATATCATCAACTATGTGGTTACAGTCAGCATCTATaatagtagagggcagagagtgccTGGCAGACCTCATAGAGTTATTCATACCAGACtatgacaccatacttggtatggattggttatccaaataTGGAGAGACGATAGACTGTCGGAAAAGGAACATGGAGTTCAGAACTGAGGAAGAAaaactcttttcttttaagggagaagtgGCGGGTTTTTTTACACCCATTATATCGGCACTAGAAGCTcgaaatatgatgcaacatgggtgCTCAATATTTTTTTCCATTGTGGTGGATAAATCTAAGGAGACAGAGTTGATACCAGAAAATGTCCACATCGTTTGTGAGTTTCCAAAAGTGTTTCCCAAGGATTTACCAG gcaaggccaatgtggtggttgATGCATGGAGTAGGCaaggacatgggagtgtctcagctCTAAGCACGATAGAGATGCCTCTGCAAAAAGAGATTATAAACGTAGGTATTGAGTTTGTGACAGGAGGCCTATCAAACCTCACTCTACAATCCTCCCTATTGGAACAGATTAGAGAAGGGCAGAAAGTGGATGAGGCCttaatgaagcaagaggctttggtataG